One genomic region from Macellibacteroides fermentans encodes:
- a CDS encoding outer membrane protein assembly factor BamE: MKTRICILFILVLITTACSSVVNMTSEKMNKLELGMSKQQVTEILGSNYTIAEKKIENGVQVEVLSYRDFYKDDEFYMFIFKNNTLERWHRELALKQEVVKDK; this comes from the coding sequence ATGAAAACAAGAATCTGTATACTATTTATCTTAGTACTTATAACAACCGCCTGTTCATCTGTAGTAAATATGACAAGCGAAAAGATGAATAAACTTGAATTAGGAATGTCCAAACAGCAAGTTACAGAGATCTTAGGCAGCAATTACACTATTGCTGAAAAGAAAATAGAAAATGGAGTACAAGTGGAGGTATTATCCTACAGAGACTTTTACAAGGACGATGAATTCTATATGTTCATTTTCAAAAATAATACATTAGAGAGATGGCATAGAGAATTAGCATTAAAGCAGGAAGTGGTAAAGGACAAGTAA
- a CDS encoding DUF6340 family protein: MKNTIFIALILLAGILTSCGSVKYFGIETFTPAEITFPETVETVVIVNNAVPQPKKPGYKYTIMGVEQDTTHMVADSALYDACKALGEAIADQPFFKDVRLYNDAVRQDEFFFQDTKLTPDQVETICDESGAEAIISLDRLLFNMEKDVFPFGEVMAGTIKVQSTAVLRAYMPGRNNSMATIYLTDSLFWSEGASNLRTLDSYLPKPEVALRETAAYLTSGAYRNFVPHWEQAQRWYYTNSGTRWKQASAFAAKEKWEEALTIWQSIYEAQTNKKSKAEAAANIAVGYEMVGKFNEALDWAKKSLALFKEQTSDEKDSNVALLTLYEQVITSRIQANNKLNMQFGKE, translated from the coding sequence ATGAAAAATACGATATTCATAGCTTTAATTCTGCTGGCAGGAATTTTAACCTCCTGCGGTTCGGTTAAATACTTTGGTATTGAAACCTTTACTCCGGCCGAAATTACATTCCCGGAGACGGTCGAAACGGTTGTTATTGTGAATAATGCCGTACCTCAGCCTAAAAAACCGGGGTACAAGTATACAATAATGGGAGTAGAACAAGATACCACCCACATGGTGGCCGACAGCGCCCTGTATGATGCCTGCAAGGCCTTGGGTGAAGCCATTGCCGATCAGCCTTTTTTTAAAGACGTACGTTTGTACAACGATGCCGTGCGCCAGGACGAATTTTTCTTCCAGGATACCAAACTTACTCCCGATCAGGTAGAAACGATCTGCGACGAAAGTGGAGCCGAAGCGATAATCTCTCTGGACCGTTTGTTGTTCAACATGGAAAAAGACGTATTCCCCTTTGGAGAAGTTATGGCAGGCACCATCAAGGTACAGTCAACCGCCGTATTGAGAGCCTATATGCCGGGGAGAAACAACTCCATGGCAACCATCTATCTTACAGACAGTTTGTTTTGGTCGGAAGGAGCCAGCAACCTGAGAACCCTCGACAGCTACCTCCCCAAACCAGAAGTTGCATTACGAGAAACAGCAGCCTACCTGACTTCCGGAGCCTACAGAAACTTTGTTCCGCACTGGGAACAGGCACAACGCTGGTATTACACCAATTCGGGCACCCGATGGAAACAGGCATCAGCCTTTGCAGCCAAAGAGAAATGGGAAGAAGCCTTAACCATCTGGCAATCCATTTACGAAGCGCAGACAAACAAGAAATCAAAAGCCGAAGCAGCCGCCAATATAGCCGTAGGATACGAAATGGTCGGGAAGTTTAATGAAGCACTCGATTGGGCAAAAAAATCGTTGGCACTATTCAAAGAACAGACAAGCGACGAAAAAGACAGCAATGTGGCACTACTCACACTCTATGAGCAGGTAATCACCTCCCGTATACAAGCCAACAACAAACTTAACATGCAATTTGGAAAGGAATAA
- a CDS encoding sugar phosphate isomerase/epimerase family protein, giving the protein MNNTRRKFFKQGLAGALLVGTASFARAGITDPVKPKAPKATNPFRLGMAGYTFVNFDIDKTLDIMEKLDVHYLCIKDFHLPFTSTDEQIAAFHAKLAAKKVTGYAVGPIYMKSEAEIDNAFAYAKRVGVKTIVGVPNYELLPYVDKKVKEYNFNYAIHLHGPDIATYPDATDVWNHTHMLDPRIGMCLDVGHDLRNGCDPVADLKKYHTRVFDVHIKDVTEASKAGKGIEIGRGKIDFPALIRMLREVNYTGVCSLEYEKDMKDPFLGIAESIGYFKAVSDIA; this is encoded by the coding sequence ATGAATAACACCAGAAGAAAATTTTTCAAGCAAGGATTAGCCGGCGCACTTTTAGTGGGCACGGCCTCCTTTGCAAGAGCTGGAATAACCGACCCGGTTAAACCCAAAGCACCCAAAGCCACCAACCCATTCCGGTTGGGTATGGCTGGGTATACCTTTGTAAACTTTGATATCGACAAAACATTGGATATCATGGAAAAGCTGGATGTACATTACCTGTGCATAAAGGATTTCCATTTACCTTTTACAAGTACAGACGAACAGATAGCCGCCTTCCATGCCAAACTCGCTGCCAAAAAGGTAACGGGCTATGCCGTTGGCCCCATCTACATGAAAAGTGAAGCAGAAATAGACAACGCCTTTGCCTATGCTAAAAGAGTAGGTGTTAAAACAATTGTAGGCGTTCCTAACTACGAGCTACTCCCCTATGTAGACAAGAAGGTTAAGGAATACAACTTTAATTATGCAATCCACCTGCATGGACCAGACATCGCCACCTATCCCGACGCTACAGACGTATGGAATCATACCCATATGCTCGATCCGCGTATCGGCATGTGCCTGGATGTGGGTCACGATCTGCGCAACGGTTGCGATCCCGTGGCCGACCTCAAGAAATACCATACCCGCGTATTCGATGTACACATCAAAGATGTAACAGAAGCATCCAAAGCAGGTAAAGGAATTGAGATAGGACGAGGCAAAATTGATTTTCCGGCATTGATACGCATGCTGCGCGAAGTAAATTATACCGGCGTATGTAGTCTGGAATACGAAAAAGACATGAAAGATCCCTTCCTCGGCATTGCCGAATCAATCGGATATTTCAAAGCAGTAAGCGATATAGCCTGA
- a CDS encoding valine--tRNA ligase — translation MEIASKYNPAEVEDKWYKYWLDNGFFKSKPDDREPYTIVIPPPNVTGVLHMGHMLNNTIQDILVRRARMMGKNACWVPGTDHASIATEAKVVNKLAQEGIKKTDLSREDFLKHAWEWTDKHGGIILEQLKKLGASCDWDRTAFTMDDVRSESVIDVFIDLYNKGLIYRGVRMVNWDPKALTALSDEEVVYKEVHSKLYYLRYMIEGGEGKYIVVATTRPETILGDTAVCVNPNDPRFEFLKGKKVLVPIINRAVPIIMDDYVDMEFGTGCLKVTPAHDVNDYMLGEKYNLQTIDIFNDNGTLNQHGEMYAGMDRFDVREKIEKDLLAAGLMEKVEDYDNKVGYSERTDVPIEPKLSMQWFLKMTDLAKPALDAVMNDDIKLHPAKFKNTYRHWMENVKDWCISRQLWWGHRIPAYFLPEGGYVVASTVEEALKLAKEKTGNQSLTAEDLRQDSDCLDTWFSSWLWPMSVFGNVMDKNNEELNYYYPTNDLVTGPDILFFWVARMIIAGYEYKGDMPFRNVYLTGIVRDKLGRKMSKSLGNSPDPITLMEQYGADGVRMGLMMAAPAGNDVLFDDSLCEQGRNFNNKIWNAFRLVKGWTVDETIEQPEASATAIRWFQMQLAKTIAEVDDSFIKYRLSEAMMAVYKLFWDEFSSWYLELVKPGYQQPIDKQTYNATLGFFDDLLKLLHPFMPFITEELWQATNNRNDGESIMMQQMPQLAQVDNNFLGAFEIVKEIIAGVRSVRLQKNIPNKDALTLEIVGEHDDSFNAVITKMCNLTQITRVAEKTAGAGSFLVRTTEYAVPLGSLLNVEEELAKLNEELVYLQGFRESVLKKLSNESFVGKAPAKVIEMERKKLADAESKINSLQESIAALK, via the coding sequence ATGGAAATTGCAAGTAAGTATAATCCTGCGGAAGTAGAAGACAAATGGTATAAGTATTGGTTGGACAACGGGTTCTTCAAGTCGAAACCAGACGACAGAGAACCTTATACAATTGTAATTCCTCCACCCAATGTGACCGGTGTACTCCACATGGGACATATGCTTAACAATACGATACAAGATATCCTGGTGCGCCGTGCCCGCATGATGGGCAAAAACGCCTGCTGGGTTCCGGGTACCGACCATGCCTCTATCGCCACCGAAGCCAAAGTGGTTAATAAACTGGCTCAGGAAGGCATTAAGAAAACAGACCTCAGCCGCGAAGACTTCCTTAAGCATGCCTGGGAGTGGACAGACAAGCACGGGGGCATCATCCTGGAACAGCTTAAAAAGCTGGGCGCTTCCTGCGACTGGGACCGTACCGCCTTCACCATGGACGATGTTCGTTCGGAAAGTGTAATCGATGTATTTATCGACCTGTACAACAAAGGATTGATATACCGCGGTGTACGAATGGTAAACTGGGACCCCAAGGCACTTACAGCCCTTTCGGACGAAGAGGTTGTGTACAAAGAAGTTCACAGTAAACTCTATTACCTCCGGTATATGATTGAAGGAGGCGAAGGCAAGTACATTGTAGTTGCCACAACCCGTCCGGAGACTATCTTAGGTGATACCGCCGTTTGTGTGAATCCCAACGATCCCCGTTTTGAATTCCTTAAAGGGAAGAAAGTGCTTGTTCCCATAATCAACCGTGCCGTACCAATCATAATGGACGACTATGTGGATATGGAATTCGGTACCGGATGCCTTAAGGTTACACCTGCACACGATGTGAACGACTACATGTTGGGCGAAAAGTACAACTTGCAGACCATAGATATATTCAACGACAACGGAACGCTGAACCAACATGGCGAAATGTATGCCGGTATGGATCGTTTCGATGTTCGCGAAAAGATTGAGAAAGACCTGCTGGCAGCCGGTTTGATGGAAAAGGTGGAAGATTACGACAATAAAGTTGGATACTCCGAACGTACCGATGTACCCATCGAACCTAAATTATCCATGCAGTGGTTCCTGAAGATGACCGATCTGGCCAAACCGGCACTGGATGCTGTGATGAATGATGATATCAAGCTTCATCCTGCCAAATTCAAAAACACCTACCGCCACTGGATGGAGAATGTAAAGGACTGGTGTATTTCGCGTCAGCTATGGTGGGGACACCGCATTCCGGCCTACTTCTTACCCGAAGGAGGATACGTAGTTGCCTCCACTGTGGAAGAAGCGCTTAAACTGGCTAAGGAAAAAACAGGAAACCAATCGCTTACGGCAGAAGACCTGCGTCAGGATTCCGACTGCCTCGACACCTGGTTCTCCTCCTGGTTATGGCCTATGTCGGTATTCGGCAATGTGATGGACAAAAACAACGAAGAGCTCAATTACTACTACCCCACCAACGACCTGGTAACCGGTCCGGATATCTTATTCTTCTGGGTAGCACGTATGATCATTGCCGGTTACGAATACAAGGGAGATATGCCTTTCCGTAATGTATACCTTACAGGTATTGTACGCGACAAGCTGGGACGTAAAATGTCCAAGTCGCTCGGAAACTCGCCAGATCCTATTACCCTGATGGAACAATACGGAGCCGATGGTGTACGTATGGGACTCATGATGGCAGCACCTGCAGGTAACGACGTGCTGTTTGATGATTCATTGTGCGAACAGGGACGTAACTTCAACAACAAAATATGGAATGCCTTCCGTTTGGTTAAGGGATGGACGGTAGACGAAACCATCGAACAACCTGAAGCCTCTGCAACAGCCATCCGCTGGTTCCAGATGCAGCTGGCCAAAACCATTGCCGAAGTAGACGATTCATTCATCAAATACCGACTAAGTGAAGCGATGATGGCAGTATACAAACTCTTCTGGGACGAGTTTTCATCCTGGTACCTGGAGTTGGTAAAACCGGGATATCAGCAGCCAATCGACAAGCAGACCTACAACGCCACCCTGGGATTCTTCGATGACCTGCTTAAATTGCTACATCCTTTTATGCCGTTCATCACGGAAGAGCTGTGGCAGGCAACCAACAACCGCAACGACGGCGAAAGCATCATGATGCAACAGATGCCTCAGTTGGCTCAGGTAGACAATAACTTCCTCGGAGCATTCGAAATCGTTAAGGAAATCATTGCCGGCGTCCGTTCGGTACGCTTGCAGAAGAACATCCCTAACAAAGATGCCCTTACGCTTGAAATAGTAGGAGAACACGACGACAGCTTCAATGCCGTTATAACCAAAATGTGCAACCTTACCCAAATTACCCGCGTTGCCGAAAAAACAGCCGGAGCAGGCTCGTTCCTGGTCCGCACCACCGAATACGCAGTACCATTGGGTTCATTGTTGAATGTTGAGGAAGAACTTGCCAAACTAAACGAAGAGCTGGTATACCTGCAGGGTTTCCGCGAATCGGTACTAAAAAAACTGAGCAACGAAAGCTTCGTGGGCAAAGCTCCGGCCAAAGTTATTGAGATGGAACGTAAGAAACTGGCCGATGCCGAAAGCAAGATCAACAGCTTGCAGGAAAGTATCGCAGCCTTAAAATAA
- a CDS encoding RluA family pseudouridine synthase, protein MKQRRYTAKAKSRSASSKGRLVTVNEDTTLLPFLFELLKEQSKSSVKSILANRQISVNGRTTTQFDTPLRSGDEVRISFQRGREDFRHPMLRLVWEDDSLIVVDKRNGLLSMATDKIKEKTAYHLLSDYVKKLDPANKIFILHRLDRDTSGLMMFAKTRKAQQILQSNWNEMITERSYVAVVEGKPAKEMDLLTSFLVENSAMKVYVSTQGDGQEAITRYKVLKSTNQYSLLQLDLETGRKNQIRAQLESIGHPIAGDEKYGAASNPAGRLALHARKLCFIHPETGEELRFETAIPSIFNAIVKQ, encoded by the coding sequence ATGAAACAAAGACGTTACACGGCGAAAGCTAAATCTCGTTCGGCCTCTTCGAAAGGAAGGCTTGTTACGGTAAATGAAGATACAACCTTGCTGCCTTTTCTATTTGAGTTGTTGAAAGAGCAGAGTAAAAGTTCTGTTAAAAGTATATTGGCCAACCGCCAGATTTCCGTAAACGGAAGAACAACTACGCAATTTGATACCCCGCTTAGATCGGGCGATGAAGTGAGAATCAGCTTTCAACGGGGCAGGGAGGATTTCCGTCACCCGATGCTAAGGCTGGTATGGGAAGACGATTCCCTGATTGTTGTTGATAAGCGGAACGGTCTTTTGTCTATGGCAACAGATAAGATAAAAGAAAAAACAGCTTATCATCTGTTGAGTGATTATGTAAAAAAGCTTGATCCGGCCAACAAAATATTTATCTTACATCGCCTGGACCGTGATACTTCGGGCTTGATGATGTTTGCCAAAACCAGGAAAGCCCAGCAGATATTGCAGTCTAACTGGAATGAAATGATTACGGAAAGAAGTTATGTGGCCGTTGTAGAAGGAAAGCCAGCCAAGGAAATGGATTTGCTTACCTCTTTTTTAGTCGAGAATTCAGCCATGAAGGTCTATGTAAGTACACAAGGTGACGGTCAGGAGGCTATCACCCGCTATAAAGTACTTAAAAGTACGAACCAGTATTCTTTGTTGCAACTTGACCTGGAAACCGGACGAAAGAATCAGATCCGTGCACAGTTGGAGTCGATAGGTCACCCCATAGCTGGAGATGAAAAGTACGGAGCGGCTTCGAATCCGGCCGGACGATTGGCATTGCACGCGCGCAAACTGTGTTTTATTCATCCAGAAACAGGTGAAGAGTTGCGTTTTGAAACAGCTATACCGTCCATTTTCAATGCGATAGTTAAACAATAA
- a CDS encoding protein-disulfide reductase DsbD family protein, which yields MKRVFSTLLMSFMFLAVQAQIHTPVKWKIKLEDSGKPEKEIVFTAVADKGWHLYDMNLPAGGPVSTSITYETMKGAELVGKAVSSVAPTSVYDELFAMNLRWYSGTVTFTQKIKVTDAKAFKLAGELEFMACNDETCLPPERVEFSFNRKNITMTDAPVVAVESNDQAAADSLAIAQGADSLSVTADGENAGQLVNPTKIAEALSDNVDLWTPVIDELKAFGESPLDGTDSSLLFIFLAGFAGGFIALLTPCVWPMIPMTVSFFLKRTKNKKKAIKDAVMYGVSIIVIYLVLGLLITGIFGASALNDLSTNAVFNLLFFALLVLFAVSFFGAFEMVLPSSWTNKLDAKADSTSGILSIFFMAFTLALVSFSCTGPIIGTLLVQAASMGSIVAPAVGMFGFAFALAIPFSVFAIFPNMLQSMPKSGGWLNSVKVVLGFLELALALKFFSVADLAYGWRILDRETFLVLWIVIFAMLGFYLLGKIRFSHDSELKYVSVPRLFMAIISLAFAVYMVPGLWGAPLKSISAFAPPLYTQDFNLYEDEVHAQFDDYEAGMAYAKKNNKPVMIDFSGYGCVNCRKMEASVWTNPGVKQIIENDYVLITLFVDDKTKLPEVIEIEEHGKTRKLKTVGDKWSYLQRSKFGANAQPFYVLLDNNGKPLSHSYAYDEDVNKYIQFLQGGLKNYKK from the coding sequence ATGAAGAGAGTATTTAGTACATTGTTGATGAGTTTTATGTTTCTGGCTGTGCAAGCTCAGATTCACACTCCTGTTAAATGGAAAATTAAACTGGAGGATTCCGGTAAACCAGAAAAAGAGATTGTGTTTACTGCTGTGGCCGATAAAGGATGGCATCTGTATGACATGAATCTTCCGGCTGGAGGACCTGTATCTACATCCATTACGTACGAAACAATGAAAGGTGCCGAGTTGGTTGGAAAGGCCGTATCTTCTGTAGCTCCCACTTCTGTATACGACGAATTGTTTGCAATGAATCTTCGCTGGTATAGCGGTACGGTTACGTTTACACAAAAAATTAAAGTGACGGATGCCAAGGCTTTCAAGCTTGCCGGCGAACTTGAATTTATGGCTTGTAACGACGAAACATGTCTGCCTCCCGAACGGGTGGAATTTTCGTTTAACCGTAAAAATATAACCATGACGGATGCACCTGTTGTAGCTGTTGAAAGTAATGATCAGGCTGCCGCGGACAGTCTTGCAATTGCGCAGGGTGCCGATTCTTTATCGGTTACGGCTGACGGAGAGAATGCGGGACAGCTGGTGAATCCAACTAAAATAGCCGAGGCTTTGTCTGACAACGTGGATCTGTGGACTCCGGTGATAGATGAGCTGAAGGCTTTTGGTGAGAGCCCGCTGGACGGCACGGATTCGAGTCTGCTTTTCATTTTTCTTGCCGGTTTTGCCGGTGGATTCATTGCGCTGCTGACGCCTTGCGTGTGGCCAATGATTCCGATGACTGTAAGCTTTTTCCTGAAGAGGACCAAAAATAAGAAGAAGGCTATCAAGGATGCGGTGATGTACGGGGTTTCCATCATTGTAATCTATCTGGTGTTGGGATTACTGATCACTGGTATTTTCGGTGCCAGTGCGTTGAACGACCTTTCTACAAATGCCGTATTCAATTTGCTTTTCTTTGCCTTGCTGGTGTTGTTTGCTGTTTCATTCTTTGGTGCTTTCGAGATGGTTTTGCCTTCGTCGTGGACCAATAAACTGGATGCTAAAGCGGATTCCACTTCCGGAATTTTGAGTATATTCTTCATGGCCTTTACCTTGGCTTTGGTTTCGTTCTCTTGTACCGGACCGATTATCGGTACGTTGCTGGTACAGGCGGCATCTATGGGATCTATTGTTGCTCCGGCTGTAGGAATGTTTGGTTTCGCCTTTGCGCTGGCTATTCCTTTCAGTGTTTTTGCCATCTTCCCCAATATGCTTCAGAGTATGCCTAAATCCGGTGGTTGGCTTAATTCTGTAAAGGTGGTGTTGGGCTTCCTGGAGCTTGCGTTGGCATTGAAGTTCTTCTCGGTGGCCGACCTTGCTTATGGATGGCGTATCCTGGACCGCGAAACGTTCCTTGTCTTGTGGATTGTTATTTTTGCTATGCTGGGCTTTTACCTGTTGGGTAAGATTCGTTTTAGTCACGATAGCGAATTAAAATATGTTTCTGTTCCGCGTCTCTTTATGGCAATTATCTCGTTGGCTTTTGCTGTTTATATGGTACCGGGACTTTGGGGTGCTCCTCTTAAATCGATCAGTGCTTTTGCTCCTCCTTTGTATACGCAGGATTTCAATTTATACGAAGACGAGGTTCATGCTCAGTTTGACGATTACGAAGCTGGTATGGCTTATGCCAAAAAGAATAATAAACCGGTAATGATCGATTTCTCTGGTTATGGTTGTGTAAATTGCCGTAAGATGGAGGCTTCGGTTTGGACTAATCCGGGCGTGAAGCAAATTATTGAGAATGATTATGTGCTTATTACGCTGTTTGTAGATGATAAAACGAAGTTACCGGAAGTTATCGAGATAGAGGAACATGGTAAAACAAGAAAACTGAAAACAGTAGGGGATAAGTGGAGCTACTTGCAGCGTAGCAAGTTTGGCGCCAATGCACAACCTTTCTATGTATTGCTTGATAACAACGGAAAGCCGTTGTCTCATTCTTATGCTTACGATGAAGATGTAAATAAGTATATTCAATTTTTACAGGGCGGATTAAAGAATTACAAGAAGTAA
- the mazG gene encoding nucleoside triphosphate pyrophosphohydrolase has product MSTREEKMEAFGRLLDIMDELREKCPWDRKQTNESLRTNTIEETYELCDAIIRDDNTEIKKELGDLLLHIVFYAKIAEEKEAFDIKGVCDSLCKKLIYRHPHVFGDAQADTAKKVEQSWEQLKLKEKGGNKTVLEGVPASLPSVVKAHRMQDKARNVGFDWEQREQVWDKVLEEFTELKDEIKKMDADKMENEFGDLFFSLINAARLYKINPDNALERTNQKFLRRFNYLESQTIQQGRSLKDMSLEDMDKIWDEAKAMGM; this is encoded by the coding sequence ATGAGTACAAGAGAGGAAAAAATGGAGGCTTTTGGCCGCTTGTTGGATATTATGGATGAACTTAGGGAGAAATGTCCCTGGGACCGCAAGCAGACGAATGAGAGTCTGCGTACCAACACCATCGAAGAGACTTACGAATTGTGCGACGCGATTATCAGGGACGACAATACCGAAATAAAGAAGGAGTTGGGCGACTTGTTACTGCATATCGTCTTTTATGCCAAGATTGCTGAAGAGAAAGAGGCATTTGATATAAAAGGGGTATGCGATAGTTTGTGCAAAAAACTTATCTACCGTCACCCACATGTGTTTGGCGATGCTCAGGCAGATACAGCCAAGAAGGTTGAGCAGAGCTGGGAGCAGCTTAAATTGAAGGAAAAAGGAGGGAATAAAACGGTTCTTGAAGGTGTTCCTGCTTCGCTTCCTTCAGTGGTGAAGGCTCATCGTATGCAGGATAAGGCACGTAATGTGGGTTTCGACTGGGAGCAACGTGAACAGGTCTGGGACAAGGTTCTGGAAGAGTTTACGGAGTTGAAGGACGAAATAAAAAAGATGGACGCAGATAAGATGGAAAACGAATTCGGAGATCTTTTCTTTAGTCTCATCAATGCGGCCCGTTTGTATAAGATTAATCCGGATAATGCGTTGGAACGAACCAATCAGAAGTTTTTACGCCGGTTTAATTATCTCGAATCTCAAACCATTCAACAGGGGCGTTCATTAAAGGATATGTCTTTGGAAGATATGGATAAAATCTGGGATGAGGCCAAGGCAATGGGTATGTAA
- the thiL gene encoding thiamine-phosphate kinase has protein sequence MSKRTEIATLGEFGLIDHLTQRIQLKNATSIKGVGDDAAVLDYKDKQTLVTTDLLLEGIHFNLMYCPLKHLGYKAAVVNFSDIYAMNGTPKQITVSLGISKRFSVEDLESFYDGLQLACDIYGVDIVGGDTSASLTGMAISITCIGEAEKEKVVYRSGAKETDLICVSGDLGAAYMGLQLLERERQLFKGEKEFTPDFSGKEYILERQLKPEARKDIVEQLALAGIVPTAMIDVSDGLSSELLHISKQSNTGCRIYEERIPIDYQTAAMAEQFNMNLVTTALNGGEDYELLFTVPLTCHDKVSEMKGVKVIGHVTNASLGNYMVTRDGNEIELIAQGWNSLKE, from the coding sequence ATGAGCAAAAGAACAGAAATAGCAACTTTAGGAGAATTCGGCCTTATCGACCATCTTACACAAAGAATACAACTAAAAAATGCTACCAGTATAAAAGGTGTGGGAGACGATGCCGCAGTACTTGATTACAAAGACAAGCAGACTCTTGTTACAACCGATTTGTTGCTTGAAGGTATTCATTTCAATTTGATGTATTGTCCGCTGAAACATCTTGGATACAAAGCTGCAGTTGTAAACTTCTCAGACATTTACGCCATGAACGGAACCCCTAAACAGATTACTGTATCCCTGGGTATATCCAAACGGTTCAGCGTGGAAGACCTGGAATCTTTTTATGACGGTCTTCAGCTTGCATGCGATATATACGGTGTAGATATCGTAGGGGGAGACACATCCGCCTCTCTTACCGGAATGGCAATCAGCATCACTTGTATTGGTGAAGCAGAAAAGGAAAAGGTAGTCTATAGAAGCGGCGCAAAAGAAACAGATCTTATATGTGTTTCCGGCGATCTTGGAGCAGCTTATATGGGATTACAATTGCTTGAAAGAGAAAGACAATTGTTCAAGGGTGAAAAAGAATTCACTCCAGACTTTTCCGGCAAGGAATATATACTGGAGCGCCAACTTAAACCCGAAGCCCGCAAAGATATAGTTGAACAACTTGCGCTGGCCGGAATTGTGCCTACAGCTATGATTGACGTTTCCGACGGTTTATCGTCAGAATTGCTTCACATCTCAAAACAAAGTAATACAGGCTGCCGTATTTACGAAGAGCGCATTCCGATTGATTATCAGACAGCAGCTATGGCGGAACAGTTTAACATGAATCTTGTAACAACTGCTTTGAACGGAGGTGAAGACTATGAGTTGCTGTTTACAGTACCCCTTACCTGTCACGACAAGGTTTCAGAGATGAAAGGTGTTAAAGTAATCGGACATGTGACCAACGCTTCTCTGGGAAATTACATGGTAACACGCGATGGAAACGAAATTGAGTTAATTGCACAGGGATGGAACTCCTTAAAAGAGTAA
- the lpxK gene encoding tetraacyldisaccharide 4'-kinase codes for MPTDNTRKINHLLAPFSFLYGLGVRCRNQLFDWGLLPTEQFPVPVLCIGNLTVGGTGKTPHTEYLIRLLQPAYRIAVLSRGYKRKTKGFILADEHSTSWQIGDEPLQMKRKFPMVTVAVDADRRNGIKRLLALPEKERPEVILLDDAFQHRYVTPSFSILLTAYDRLFRWDKLLPVGLLREPISGKRRADVVIVTKCKPDLKPIEYRIIEEDMHLVAHQKVFFTEISYDELIPVFGNHKNRMHLSDIRANDTCVVVSGIASPGSFYDEIRKYPGKVLSIQFPDHHDFSLQDVKKIKTTLDLIKTERKFLIVTEKDAARLVDNKLVPEEWKDNLFYLPIRIKFDLDKGDEFDDMILKHITTFYKNNIYR; via the coding sequence ATGCCGACAGACAACACAAGAAAAATCAACCATTTATTAGCTCCTTTTTCATTCCTATATGGATTAGGGGTAAGATGCAGGAATCAATTATTTGACTGGGGATTGTTACCAACGGAACAATTCCCTGTTCCTGTTCTATGTATCGGCAACTTAACAGTTGGAGGAACAGGAAAAACGCCTCATACCGAGTATCTCATCAGGTTGTTGCAACCTGCATACCGTATTGCAGTACTCAGCAGGGGGTATAAACGAAAAACCAAAGGCTTTATTCTGGCAGACGAACATAGTACAAGCTGGCAGATAGGGGACGAGCCTTTACAAATGAAACGAAAATTTCCGATGGTTACCGTAGCTGTTGATGCCGACAGGCGTAATGGAATCAAGAGGCTTCTGGCTCTCCCTGAAAAGGAAAGGCCCGAAGTCATTTTGTTGGATGATGCATTTCAACACCGGTATGTTACACCGTCATTCAGTATTTTGCTTACAGCGTACGACCGTCTTTTTCGTTGGGATAAGTTACTCCCTGTGGGATTATTGCGCGAACCAATTTCAGGAAAACGACGGGCCGACGTTGTGATAGTCACCAAATGCAAGCCCGATTTAAAGCCAATCGAATACCGTATCATAGAGGAAGATATGCATCTGGTGGCCCATCAAAAAGTGTTTTTCACCGAAATAAGCTACGACGAGCTTATTCCTGTATTTGGAAATCACAAGAATAGAATGCACCTTTCGGATATACGGGCAAATGATACATGCGTTGTTGTATCAGGAATTGCCTCTCCTGGCAGTTTCTACGACGAGATAAGGAAGTATCCGGGTAAAGTACTCTCAATACAGTTCCCAGATCATCACGACTTCTCGCTGCAGGATGTAAAAAAAATCAAGACTACACTAGACCTGATAAAGACTGAACGCAAGTTCCTGATTGTAACAGAGAAAGATGCAGCCAGACTGGTGGACAACAAATTGGTTCCGGAGGAGTGGAAAGACAATCTCTTTTATCTTCCCATCAGGATTAAGTTTGATTTGGATAAAGGAGACGAATTTGATGATATGATATTAAAACATATTACTACATTTTACAAAAACAATATTTACCGTTAA